One Perognathus longimembris pacificus isolate PPM17 chromosome 2, ASM2315922v1, whole genome shotgun sequence DNA segment encodes these proteins:
- the LOC125346017 gene encoding inactive pancreatic lipase-related protein 1 encodes MTRLEYKNHLRGVLGKRAATSSDRMLIFWTITLFLLGAAQGNEICYGDLGCFSDNEPWAGTVIRPLKLLPWSPERINTRFLLYTNENPNNFQILHLSDPSTIEASNFHMDRKTRFIIHGFIDKGEESWVVEMCRNMFEVEEVNCIVVDWKKGSQTTYTQAANNVRVVGAQVAQMLHILSTNYSYSPSNVHLIGHSLGAHVAGEAGRRTPGLARITGLDPVGASFEGTPEEVQLDPTDAVFVDVIHTDSSPLIPLLGFGSKQMMGHLDFFPNGGENMPGCKKNALSQIVDIDGIWSGTRDFVACNHLRSYKYYSESILSPHGFTAYPCASYKAFESNKCFPCPDQGCPQMGHYADKFAGRTSGEQHKFFLNTGDARNFARWRYGVSVTLAGRVVTGEVKVALYGNKGNTRQYDIFRGLITPGSTHSNEFDAELDVGTIEKVKFLWNNHMVNPTFPKVGAAVITVQKGEEQTVYSFCSEDTVREDVLLTLTPCQTPGTL; translated from the exons ATGACAAGGCTAGAGTATAAAAACCATCTTAGAGGAGTCCTGGGGAAGAGAGCAGCCACATCCTCAGACAGG ATGCTGATCTTCTGGACAATCACACTTTTCCTTCTGGGAGCAGCCCAAG GAAATGAAATTTGCTATGGGGATCTCGGGTGCTTTTCTGATAATGAGCCCTGGGCTGGCACTGTAATCAGGCCTCTGAAACTTCTCCCCTGGAGCCCTGAGAGAATCAACACCCGCTTCCTCCTCTACACCAATGAAAACCCAAACAACTTCCAG ATTCTTCATCTCTCGGATCCATCCACGATTGAGGCATCGAATTTCCACATGGACAGGAAGACTCGCTTCATTATCCATGGCTTCATAGACAAGGGAGAAGAGAGCTGGGTGGTAGAGATGTGCAGG AACATGTTTGAGGTGGAAGAGGTGAACTGCATTGTGGTGGACTGGAAGAAAGGCTCCCAAACCACCTACACACAGGCTGCCAACAACGTGCGAGTCGTGGGTGCCCAGGTGGCCCAGATGCTCCACATCTTGTCG ACAAACTACAGCTACTCGCCTTCCAACGTCCACCTCATCGGCCACAGTCTGGGAGCTCACGTAGCTGGAGAGGCAGGGAGAAgaaccccaggcctggccaggaTTACTG GACTGGATCCTGTCGGAGCAAGCTTTGAGGGCACTCCTGAAGAAGTCCAACTTGATCCCACTGACGCCGTCTTTGTTGATGTGATTCACACAGATTCATCTCCCTTGATACCACTCTTAG GTTTTGGATCAAAACAAATGATGGGTCACCTTGACTTCTTCCCCAATGGAGGTGAGAACATGCCAGGCTGCAAGAAGAATGCCTTGTCACAGATTGTGGACATAGATGGCATCTGGTCAG GAACCCGGGACTTTGTGGCCTGCAATCACCTACGAAGCTACAAGTATTACTCAGAGAGCATCCTCAGCCCCCACGGGTTCACCGCATACCCCTGCGCCTCCTACAAGGCCTTTGAGTCC AACAAGTGCTTTCCCTGTCCAGACCAAGGGTGTCCGCAGATGGGTCACTATGCTGATAAGTTTGCTGGTAGGACAAGTGGGGAGCAACATAAATTCTTCTTGAACACAGGAGATGCCAGAAATTTTGCAC GCTGGAGATATGGGGTTTCGGTAACACTGGCTGGGAGAGTGGTCACTGGTGAGGTCAAAGTCGCGCTGTACGGAAATAAGGGAAACACACGCCAGTATGACATCTTCAG GGGGCTTATCACGCCGGGCTCTACCCACTCCAACGAGTTTGATGCAGAGCTGGATGTTGGCACCATTGAGAAAGTCAAGTTTCTTTGGAATAACCACATGGTAAACCCAACTTTCCCCAAAGTGGGTGCAGCCGTCATCACCGTGCAGAAGGGAGAGGAGCAGACAGT GTACAGTTTCTGTAGTGAAGACACGGTGAGAGAAGACGTTCTGCTCACTCTCACACCCTGCCAAACCCCAGGCACACTGTGA